The Anaerolineae bacterium genome window below encodes:
- a CDS encoding isoprenylcysteine carboxylmethyltransferase family protein, with amino-acid sequence MLVCSAVLAVAFALWAGLHSLLASLPAKALARRLFGPAADRWYRPAYSGFALLSLLPLLWLAYTSPDASLYSVPAPWRWLMRAGQLLAAAGFAVAGWQMSGLRFLGITSLLRPEPAGPSQLQTAGLYRCMRHPIYTFSMLFLWLNPDMTVNRLLLTALVSLYFYLGSIHEERRLVAEFGAAYQQYQRQVPRFLPRFGCPKLQHIHPQPGA; translated from the coding sequence ATGCTGGTATGTTCTGCCGTTCTGGCAGTAGCCTTCGCCCTGTGGGCCGGCCTGCACAGCCTGCTGGCCAGCCTGCCGGCCAAGGCGCTGGCGCGCCGGCTGTTCGGGCCCGCCGCTGACCGCTGGTACCGGCCGGCCTACAGCGGCTTCGCGCTCCTCAGCCTCCTGCCCCTGCTCTGGCTGGCATATACCTCGCCGGACGCGTCCCTCTACAGCGTGCCGGCGCCGTGGCGCTGGTTGATGCGCGCCGGCCAGCTACTGGCGGCCGCCGGCTTCGCTGTCGCCGGCTGGCAGATGAGCGGCCTGCGCTTTCTCGGCATCACCTCCCTGCTCCGCCCGGAGCCGGCCGGGCCCTCCCAGCTCCAGACGGCCGGCCTGTACCGCTGTATGCGGCACCCCATTTACACCTTCTCCATGCTCTTCCTCTGGCTGAACCCGGATATGACCGTCAACCGCCTGCTCCTGACGGCCCTGGTCAGCCTGTATTTCTACCTCGGTTCCATTCATGAAGAGCGCCGGCTGGTGGCGGAATTCGGCGCGGCGTATCAGCAGTACCAGCGGCAGGTGCCGCGTTTCCTCCCCCGATTCGGCTGTCCGAAGCTTCAGCACATCCATCCTCAACCCGGAGCGTGA